A single genomic interval of Microbacterium hydrocarbonoxydans harbors:
- the otsB gene encoding trehalose-phosphatase translates to MTRTWTPGDADAALSAIAATPRLVVALDFDGTASPLVPDPMAARALPEVAEQVARLAALPDTVVAYVSGRSMDDLRVITEHTDDALIALAGSHGAQYWYPGVGAAEPDATGTAEGSREELWEAARPIIDRYEGAELEPKTFGMGVHTRTATPEVEKAVFAEIDALVAERFPHWRRRAGHRVLEFSSRAEGKDAAMTALREHFDATAILFAGDDVTDEDAMRVLSGDDLGVRVGPGESAAALRVESPQQIALLLETLADERASLRE, encoded by the coding sequence GTGACCCGCACCTGGACGCCCGGAGACGCAGACGCAGCATTGAGCGCGATCGCCGCCACCCCGAGGCTCGTGGTCGCCCTCGACTTCGACGGCACGGCGTCGCCGCTCGTGCCAGACCCGATGGCCGCGCGGGCGCTTCCCGAAGTGGCCGAGCAGGTGGCGCGCCTCGCCGCGCTGCCGGACACGGTCGTGGCGTATGTGTCAGGGCGCAGCATGGACGATCTGCGTGTCATCACCGAGCACACGGACGATGCCCTGATCGCGTTGGCCGGCTCGCATGGCGCGCAGTACTGGTACCCGGGGGTCGGCGCCGCCGAGCCCGATGCCACCGGCACCGCCGAGGGTTCCCGCGAAGAGCTCTGGGAGGCCGCGCGTCCGATCATCGATCGGTACGAGGGTGCCGAGCTGGAGCCCAAGACCTTCGGAATGGGTGTGCACACCCGCACCGCCACACCAGAGGTCGAGAAGGCCGTGTTCGCCGAGATCGACGCGCTGGTGGCCGAGCGCTTCCCGCACTGGCGTCGCCGCGCCGGCCACCGCGTGCTGGAGTTCTCCTCGCGGGCCGAGGGCAAGGACGCGGCGATGACCGCCCTCCGCGAGCACTTCGACGCGACTGCGATCCTCTTCGCGGGCGACGACGTCACGGATGAAGACGCGATGCGCGTGCTCAGCGGCGACGATCTGGGCGTCAGGGTCGGTCCGGGGGAGAGCGCGGCGGCGCTTCGTGTGGAGAGTCCACAACAGATCGCCCTGCTTCTGGAGACGCTCGCGGACGAGCGCGCCTCTCTGCGGGAATAG